From the Melioribacteraceae bacterium 4301-Me genome, the window TGAGTCTTGGGGGAATAGTTAATGACCTTCAAAGAGACTAACAACAAGCCTAAGCTACTTGATCAAGTAAGGATAGCACTCAGAACAAACCACTACAGTCGAAAGACGGAAGAAGCATACATCACTTGGATAAAGAGATATATACTTTTCCACAATAAACGCCACCCAAACGAAATGGGCAAAGATGAGATTCAGC encodes:
- a CDS encoding phage integrase N-terminal SAM-like domain-containing protein — protein: MTFKETNNKPKLLDQVRIALRTNHYSRKTEEAYITWIKRYILFHNKRHPNEMGKDEIQ